The following proteins are co-located in the Bosea sp. AS-1 genome:
- a CDS encoding DUF1465 family protein: MNDAQLLEPPSQEGAISFARGYVRSDAFMTLFREGMGLVEQTAAYLDGEGRKESAALPREIALSYATESMRLTTRLMQIASWLLVQRAVAEGEMTAEQARAEHSKVKIGDPMVPPAEHIFARLPERLRGLMAHSLRLQARIRHLEEQMSGSAPLPANSNPVQDQLASLQARLGLGR; the protein is encoded by the coding sequence ATGAACGACGCCCAGTTGCTCGAGCCACCGTCGCAGGAGGGAGCCATCTCCTTCGCGCGCGGTTACGTTCGATCCGACGCCTTCATGACGCTGTTCCGCGAGGGAATGGGGCTGGTCGAGCAAACGGCAGCCTATCTCGACGGGGAAGGGCGCAAGGAGTCGGCGGCGCTGCCGCGCGAGATCGCGCTGAGCTATGCCACCGAGAGCATGCGGTTGACGACGCGGCTGATGCAGATCGCCTCCTGGCTCCTGGTGCAGCGCGCCGTGGCCGAAGGGGAGATGACGGCCGAGCAGGCGCGCGCCGAGCACAGCAAGGTCAAGATCGGCGACCCGATGGTTCCGCCGGCCGAGCATATCTTCGCCCGGCTGCCTGAGCGCCTGCGCGGGCTGATGGCTCATTCTCTCCGGCTGCAGGCCCGCATCCGCCATCTCGAGGAGCAGATGTCGGGCAGTGCACCGCTGCCGGCCAATTCGAACCCGGTGCAGGATCAGCTCGCCAGCCTGCAGGCGCGGCTCGGCCTGGGGCGCTGA
- the rpmE gene encoding 50S ribosomal protein L31 — translation MAKTGIHPDYHTIKVVMTDGSEYLTRSTYGKEGDTLNLDIDPKTHPAWTGGTQHMLDRGGRVSRFNSRFGGLGAIGKK, via the coding sequence ATGGCCAAGACCGGCATCCACCCCGACTACCACACCATCAAGGTCGTCATGACCGATGGCAGCGAGTACCTGACGCGTTCGACCTACGGCAAGGAAGGCGACACGCTGAACCTCGACATCGATCCCAAGACCCACCCGGCCTGGACCGGCGGCACGCAGCATATGCTGGACCGCGGCGGCCGCGTCTCGCGCTTCAATTCCCGCTTCGGCGGCCTGGGCGCGATCGGCAAGAAGTGA
- a CDS encoding ABC transporter transmembrane domain-containing protein, giving the protein MAETEGKTSKARPDFRSLATFWPYARAQKRRIAAALVALVVASLATLVLPVAVRRVIDVGFAGGERQLADSYFILLIGVVAVLALASSARFYLVMTVGERIVASLRADVFRHLTRLEPAFFDSSKAGDLVSRLTADTTQIKSTFASTASIALRNAIMALGALGLMVATSPRLSAIVIGVIPLIVIPLVMSGRSVRRRARAAQDRLADASAFAAEAVGAIRTMQSFGAAGQTAARFEAASDEAYAASRGATASRALLSGVAIFLVSASVVCVLWTGATEVFDGRMTGGRLSQFILYAVLAASSLGQLSEVYGDISAAAGASGRLGEILAMKPAIAAPPHPKPMPDASLGELAFEDVSFSYPGRDTSALHHLSFSIRPGERIALVGPSGAGKSTVLQLALRFYDPQCGRVMVDGIAGPEADPEAWRERFALVPQEPTVFGVSVRDNIAYGRPDATPAEVEEAARLAAADGFIRALPQGYDTIVGERGVTLSGGQRQRLAIARAVLKDAPILLLDEATSALDSESERAVQDALDRLMQGRTTLVVAHRLATILSADRILVMEEGRIVEQGTHAELKARGGLYARLAALQFGLEAA; this is encoded by the coding sequence GTGGCCGAGACCGAGGGCAAAACCAGCAAGGCACGGCCCGACTTCCGCTCGCTTGCGACGTTCTGGCCTTATGCCCGCGCGCAGAAGCGGCGGATCGCCGCGGCGCTGGTCGCGCTCGTTGTCGCATCGCTGGCGACGCTGGTGCTGCCGGTCGCGGTGCGACGGGTCATCGATGTGGGCTTCGCGGGAGGCGAGCGGCAGCTCGCCGACAGCTACTTCATCCTGCTGATCGGCGTCGTCGCGGTGCTGGCGCTGGCAAGCTCGGCGCGATTCTACCTGGTGATGACGGTAGGCGAGCGCATCGTCGCCTCGCTGCGCGCCGATGTTTTCCGGCATCTGACACGGCTCGAACCCGCCTTCTTCGATTCGAGCAAGGCGGGCGACCTCGTCTCGCGGCTCACCGCCGATACGACGCAGATCAAGTCGACCTTCGCCTCGACCGCCTCGATCGCCTTGCGCAATGCCATCATGGCGCTCGGCGCGCTCGGGCTGATGGTGGCGACGAGCCCACGGCTTTCCGCCATCGTCATCGGCGTCATTCCGCTGATCGTGATTCCGCTGGTGATGTCCGGTCGCTCGGTGCGGCGCCGGGCGCGGGCGGCGCAGGACCGGCTGGCCGATGCTTCGGCCTTCGCTGCGGAAGCCGTCGGCGCCATCCGGACCATGCAGTCCTTCGGTGCGGCGGGGCAGACGGCGGCCCGTTTCGAGGCCGCCTCAGACGAGGCCTATGCTGCCTCGCGCGGCGCGACCGCTTCGCGGGCGCTGCTTTCGGGCGTCGCGATCTTCCTGGTTTCGGCCAGCGTGGTCTGCGTGCTCTGGACCGGCGCGACCGAGGTCTTCGACGGGCGGATGACCGGTGGGCGGCTGTCGCAGTTCATCCTCTATGCGGTGCTGGCGGCGAGCTCGCTCGGCCAGCTCTCGGAGGTCTATGGCGATATCAGTGCGGCTGCCGGCGCCTCCGGCCGCCTCGGCGAGATCCTGGCGATGAAGCCGGCGATCGCCGCGCCGCCGCACCCCAAGCCGATGCCGGACGCCTCGCTCGGCGAACTCGCCTTCGAGGATGTCTCCTTCAGCTATCCGGGGCGGGACACCTCGGCACTGCATCATCTGAGTTTCTCGATCCGGCCGGGCGAGCGCATCGCGCTGGTCGGGCCGTCCGGCGCCGGCAAGAGCACGGTGCTGCAGCTCGCCCTGCGCTTCTACGACCCGCAGTGCGGGCGTGTCATGGTCGACGGTATCGCCGGGCCGGAGGCCGATCCGGAGGCCTGGCGGGAGCGTTTCGCATTGGTGCCGCAGGAGCCGACGGTGTTCGGTGTCTCGGTTCGGGACAACATCGCTTATGGCCGGCCGGACGCCACTCCGGCCGAGGTCGAGGAGGCGGCGCGACTGGCGGCGGCCGACGGCTTCATCCGAGCTCTGCCGCAGGGCTATGACACGATTGTCGGCGAGCGCGGCGTGACGCTCTCGGGCGGCCAGAGGCAGCGGCTCGCCATCGCGCGGGCCGTGCTGAAGGATGCGCCGATCCTGCTGCTCGACGAGGCGACGAGCGCCCTCGATTCCGAAAGCGAGCGGGCGGTGCAGGATGCGCTCGACCGGCTGATGCAAGGGCGCACGACACTCGTCGTGGCGCACAGGCTCGCCACCATCCTCTCGGCCGACCGCATTCTCGTCATGGAGGAGGGGAGGATCGTCGAGCAGGGCACCCATGCCGAGCTCAAGGCGCGCGGCGGGCTTTATGCGCGGCTCGCGGCGCTGCAGTTCGGGCTGGAAGCGGCCTGA
- a CDS encoding peptidoglycan -binding protein: MALSRAHRREDVNFWPGFVDALSTMLIGIVFLLTVFVLGQFFLSQELTGKDTALERLNKQISELTDLLALERSSNRQAQESLQLMQSTLAQSQGERNKLQGLLDTQQSGNAGAQLAEAQKALESEKQLSARAQATVDLVNQQITAMRRQLAALEEALAASEAKDKDSQARIADLGSRLNVALAQRVQELARYRSDFFGRLRQVLGTRPDIRTVGDRFVFQSEIFFDAGQAVLKPEGQAELDKFATVLLDLAKEMPPDLPWILRVDGHTDNRPIRTAQFPSNWYLSSARAIAVVEYLISRGLPNDRVAATGFGEYQPLDLANTDEAHRRNRRIEFKITER; the protein is encoded by the coding sequence ATGGCCCTTTCCCGCGCCCACCGCCGCGAGGACGTTAATTTCTGGCCCGGCTTCGTCGACGCGCTTTCGACGATGCTGATCGGCATCGTCTTCCTGCTCACCGTCTTCGTGCTCGGCCAGTTCTTCCTGTCGCAGGAGCTGACCGGCAAGGACACGGCGCTGGAGCGGCTCAACAAGCAGATCTCGGAGCTGACCGACCTGCTCGCGCTGGAACGCTCCTCCAATCGGCAAGCGCAGGAAAGCCTCCAGCTCATGCAATCAACGCTGGCCCAGTCGCAGGGCGAGCGTAACAAGCTGCAGGGCCTGCTCGACACGCAGCAGAGCGGCAACGCCGGCGCCCAGCTCGCAGAAGCGCAGAAGGCGCTGGAGAGCGAGAAGCAGCTCTCTGCCCGCGCCCAGGCGACCGTCGACCTCGTCAACCAGCAGATCACCGCGATGCGCCGCCAGCTCGCGGCGCTGGAAGAGGCGCTGGCCGCCTCGGAGGCCAAGGACAAGGATTCGCAGGCCCGCATCGCCGATCTCGGCTCGCGCCTCAACGTCGCGCTCGCCCAGCGCGTGCAGGAGCTGGCGCGCTACCGCTCCGACTTCTTCGGGCGGCTGCGGCAGGTGCTCGGCACCCGCCCCGACATCCGCACGGTCGGCGACCGCTTCGTCTTCCAGTCGGAGATCTTCTTCGACGCCGGCCAGGCGGTGCTGAAACCCGAGGGTCAGGCCGAGCTCGACAAGTTCGCCACCGTCCTGCTCGACCTCGCCAAGGAGATGCCACCGGACCTGCCCTGGATCCTGCGCGTCGATGGCCACACCGACAACCGCCCGATCAGGACGGCGCAATTCCCGTCGAACTGGTATCTCTCCTCGGCGCGCGCCATCGCGGTGGTGGAGTATCTGATCTCGCGTGGCCTGCCCAATGACCGCGTCGCGGCGACCGGCTTCGGCGAGTATCAGCCGCTCGATCTCGCCAATACCGACGAGGCGCATCGCCGCAACCGGCGCATCGAATTCAAGATCACGGAGCGCTGA
- a CDS encoding flagellar motor protein MotA has protein sequence MANEDLAADEVTAAPPREETRFSRPLRYVVRALVFLALIGFLGYILQAGLAKAFMTNPGLNGLILGALLVGVLVALRELWRLHSEARAATRLAAAPRHAEIRRGEVIAPLGSVLPALDEASLAPAQATSIVESIAVRLDDGREVLRYLAGLLVFLGLLGTFWGLLETVGSVGTVINSLRTGAEAGVLFDDLKAGLSAPLAGMGLSFSSSLFGIAGSLILGFLDLQVAQAQRRFRNEIESWLGSRTALPGVAPLLPVGNPLADRFDRLSAAMADGTANNRAATQALANLAEGIQGLVQHMRSEQQMIRDWVEAQASREKELKRLIERLTADQITEP, from the coding sequence ATGGCGAATGAGGATCTGGCGGCCGACGAGGTCACGGCCGCCCCCCCGCGAGAGGAAACCCGCTTCTCCCGGCCTCTCCGCTACGTCGTCCGCGCGCTGGTCTTCCTCGCGCTGATCGGCTTCCTCGGCTATATCCTGCAGGCCGGGCTGGCCAAGGCCTTCATGACCAATCCGGGGCTCAACGGCCTCATCCTCGGCGCCCTGCTCGTCGGTGTGCTGGTCGCATTGCGCGAGCTCTGGCGCCTGCACAGCGAGGCGCGCGCCGCCACCCGCCTCGCCGCCGCCCCGCGCCATGCCGAGATTCGCCGCGGCGAGGTCATCGCGCCGCTGGGCTCCGTCCTGCCGGCGCTCGACGAGGCCAGCCTCGCGCCAGCGCAGGCCACTTCAATCGTCGAATCGATCGCGGTCAGGCTCGATGACGGCCGCGAGGTGCTGCGCTATCTCGCCGGCCTCCTCGTCTTTCTCGGCCTGCTCGGCACCTTCTGGGGCCTGCTCGAGACGGTCGGCTCGGTCGGCACCGTCATCAACTCGCTGCGCACCGGCGCCGAAGCCGGCGTGCTCTTCGACGATCTCAAGGCCGGGCTCTCGGCCCCGCTCGCCGGCATGGGTCTATCCTTTTCGTCCTCGCTCTTCGGCATCGCGGGCTCGTTGATCCTCGGCTTCCTCGACCTGCAGGTCGCGCAGGCGCAGCGCCGCTTCCGCAACGAGATCGAAAGCTGGCTCGGCAGCCGCACCGCCCTGCCTGGGGTCGCGCCCCTGCTGCCGGTCGGCAACCCCCTGGCCGACCGTTTCGACAGGCTGAGCGCGGCGATGGCCGACGGCACCGCCAACAACCGCGCCGCGACCCAGGCACTCGCCAATCTCGCCGAGGGCATCCAGGGCCTCGTCCAGCACATGCGCTCCGAGCAACAGATGATTCGTGACTGGGTCGAGGCGCAGGCCTCCCGCGAGAAGGAGCTGAAGCGGCTGATCGAGCGCCTTACCGCCGACCAGATCACCGAGCCATGA
- a CDS encoding inositol monophosphatase family protein, with protein sequence MIRSPLMTVMTDAVMKASRSLKRDFGEVENLQVLAKGPGDFVSKADHKAEQILRESLEKARPGYGFVMEESGVVHGTDESNRWHIDPLDGTHNFLRGIPHWNISVALERDNQFIAGIVYDAAKDEMFMAEKGKGAYVNNRRLRVSGRREPAEMLVGTGIPHIGKGGHGLFLRELAAVMPRFANVRRMGSAALDIAYVAAGRLDGYWERGLNTWDFAAGSVLIREAGGTFGALDGKPVTSAKDIICGNEACDLALRAALKTAAA encoded by the coding sequence ATGATCCGTTCCCCGTTGATGACCGTGATGACCGACGCCGTGATGAAGGCGTCCCGCTCGCTGAAGCGCGATTTCGGCGAGGTCGAGAACCTGCAGGTGCTCGCCAAGGGCCCCGGCGACTTCGTCTCCAAGGCCGACCACAAGGCCGAGCAGATCCTGCGCGAGTCGCTGGAGAAGGCGCGCCCCGGCTATGGCTTCGTCATGGAGGAGAGCGGCGTCGTCCACGGCACCGACGAGAGCAACCGCTGGCATATCGACCCGCTCGACGGCACCCACAACTTCCTGCGCGGCATCCCGCACTGGAACATCTCGGTCGCGCTGGAGCGCGACAACCAGTTCATCGCCGGCATCGTCTATGACGCCGCCAAGGACGAGATGTTCATGGCCGAGAAGGGCAAGGGCGCCTACGTCAACAACCGCCGCCTGCGCGTCTCCGGCCGCCGCGAGCCCGCCGAGATGCTGGTCGGCACCGGCATCCCGCATATCGGCAAGGGCGGCCACGGCCTCTTCCTGCGCGAGCTCGCAGCGGTGATGCCGCGCTTCGCCAATGTCCGCCGCATGGGCTCGGCCGCGCTCGACATCGCCTATGTCGCCGCCGGGCGCCTCGACGGCTACTGGGAGCGCGGCCTCAACACCTGGGATTTCGCGGCCGGCAGCGTGCTGATCCGCGAGGCGGGGGGCACCTTCGGCGCGCTCGACGGCAAGCCCGTCACCAGCGCGAAGGACATCATCTGCGGCAACGAAGCCTGCGATCTGGCGCTGCGCGCGGCGCTGAAGACGGCCGCCGCATAA
- a CDS encoding tetratricopeptide repeat protein — MKGLRRSILLGALLGLVLPASAAQPFEDLAYGAYQAGHYRRAQTEALKRVEADHSDAAAMTLLGEIYRQGLGVAPDQKAATEWYEQADARGDINATFALATELLDQNSGKRDPVRAGQLLEKAAAAGHPLANYNLALALLATGKDADDKRAVACLEIAAKAEIGDAMQALGILAKQGRGLQQSDEVAARWMKRAVAAGNVPAEVEYAIMLFNGTGVPKNEEAAGKLFLRAAHQGNAIAQNRLAKLYQFGLGIAPDTIEAAAWHLVARSQGLDDAALDELFDRLNPEQKARAARMAASRISSFVLTAP, encoded by the coding sequence ATGAAGGGCCTCCGCCGCAGCATTCTGCTGGGCGCGCTGCTTGGGCTGGTCCTGCCGGCCAGCGCTGCGCAACCCTTCGAGGATCTGGCCTACGGCGCCTATCAGGCCGGCCATTACCGGCGCGCCCAGACCGAGGCGCTGAAGCGGGTCGAGGCCGATCACAGCGACGCTGCGGCGATGACCCTGCTCGGCGAGATCTACCGGCAGGGCCTGGGCGTCGCGCCCGACCAGAAGGCCGCGACGGAATGGTACGAGCAGGCGGATGCCCGCGGCGACATCAACGCCACCTTCGCGCTTGCGACCGAGCTTCTCGATCAGAACAGCGGCAAGCGTGACCCTGTCCGCGCCGGGCAATTGCTGGAGAAGGCCGCTGCAGCAGGCCATCCGCTCGCCAACTATAACCTCGCGCTCGCCCTGCTTGCGACGGGCAAGGACGCCGACGACAAGCGTGCCGTCGCCTGCCTCGAGATCGCGGCCAAGGCCGAGATCGGCGATGCCATGCAGGCGCTCGGCATCCTAGCCAAGCAGGGCCGTGGCCTGCAGCAATCCGACGAGGTCGCCGCCCGCTGGATGAAGAGGGCCGTCGCCGCCGGCAACGTCCCCGCCGAGGTCGAATACGCGATCATGCTGTTCAACGGCACCGGCGTCCCGAAGAACGAGGAGGCCGCGGGGAAGCTCTTTCTGCGTGCAGCCCATCAGGGCAACGCCATCGCGCAGAACCGGCTCGCCAAGCTCTACCAGTTCGGCCTGGGCATCGCGCCGGACACGATCGAGGCCGCCGCCTGGCATCTCGTTGCCCGCTCGCAGGGGCTCGACGATGCGGCCCTGGACGAGCTCTTCGACCGGCTCAACCCCGAGCAGAAAGCCCGCGCTGCCCGCATGGCGGCCTCCCGCATCAGCAGCTTCGTCTTGACGGCGCCCTAA
- a CDS encoding thiamine phosphate synthase, which produces MTTHSSPTRLMLVTPPVEDADAMAFRLMQAMAGGDVAAILLRLAPGDDRSRIERVKRLAGPVQGNNVALIVEDNALVTSRGGADGVHLTGGPAAIAEARSSLKTERIIGAGGLRARHDAMDVGEAGVDYVMFGEPRPDGSMPPLPAVIERAGWWAEIFETPCVAYAPDAEAIEPLVETGAEFVALGAWAFAEGQDIRALVEAANAAMSACAARKAAR; this is translated from the coding sequence ATGACCACACATTCTTCCCCCACCCGCCTGATGCTCGTCACCCCGCCGGTCGAGGACGCCGACGCCATGGCCTTCCGCCTGATGCAGGCGATGGCCGGCGGCGATGTCGCCGCGATCCTGCTCCGGCTCGCGCCTGGCGACGACCGTAGCCGCATCGAGCGCGTCAAGCGCCTCGCCGGCCCGGTCCAGGGCAACAACGTCGCCCTGATTGTCGAAGACAACGCCCTTGTCACCAGCCGCGGCGGCGCCGACGGCGTGCATCTCACCGGTGGCCCGGCGGCCATTGCCGAGGCGCGCTCCAGCCTCAAGACCGAGCGGATCATCGGCGCGGGCGGTCTCCGGGCCCGCCACGACGCCATGGATGTCGGCGAGGCCGGCGTCGATTACGTCATGTTCGGCGAGCCGCGGCCGGATGGCAGCATGCCGCCCCTCCCCGCCGTGATCGAGCGTGCCGGCTGGTGGGCCGAGATCTTCGAGACGCCCTGCGTCGCCTACGCCCCGGATGCCGAAGCCATCGAGCCGCTGGTCGAGACCGGCGCGGAATTCGTCGCGCTCGGCGCCTGGGCCTTCGCCGAAGGGCAGGATATCCGCGCCCTTGTCGAAGCGGCGAATGCCGCCATGTCCGCCTGCGCGGCCCGGAAGGCGGCTCGATGA
- a CDS encoding benzoate/H(+) symporter BenE family transporter: MSIVFSALVAVFVGFAASVAVILQAAHALGATPEQTVSWVAALAIGTALPSIWLSWRYRMPMICAWSTPGAALIASASGFDMASAVGAFLVAAVLMMLTAALRPLGRLIERIPMPIASAMLAGVIFRFVVAVFDEMRISPLLVLPLLAIFLVARLLNPFLGVIAALIAGIVISFAGGLAHWPAGEIALTGLEFVTPRFDIAAMLGIGIPLYLVTMAAQNLPGFAVLRAAGYNPPTAPALFATGLASLLTAPFGAHMSNMAAISASICTGGDTHPDPKQRWKAGVIYGFAYLVVAACTGLLIALLLALPKALIVAVAGLGLVGSFTGALGQAMSSDKERFAAAIAFCVAASSLSLFGIGSAFWSLIAGLAVLTLDFAAGRLRSRS; this comes from the coding sequence ATGTCGATTGTCTTTTCCGCCCTGGTCGCGGTCTTCGTCGGTTTTGCGGCCTCCGTCGCCGTCATCCTCCAGGCCGCACACGCACTCGGCGCCACGCCCGAACAGACCGTCTCCTGGGTCGCCGCGCTCGCCATCGGCACCGCACTGCCGAGCATCTGGCTGTCCTGGCGTTACCGCATGCCGATGATCTGCGCCTGGTCGACGCCGGGCGCAGCCCTGATCGCCTCGGCCAGCGGCTTCGACATGGCCTCGGCCGTCGGCGCCTTCCTCGTCGCCGCCGTGCTGATGATGCTGACCGCGGCCCTGCGCCCGCTCGGCAGGCTGATCGAGCGCATCCCCATGCCGATTGCCTCGGCGATGCTCGCAGGCGTGATCTTCCGGTTCGTCGTCGCCGTCTTCGACGAGATGCGCATCTCCCCCCTGCTCGTTTTGCCGTTGCTCGCGATCTTCCTCGTTGCGCGGCTTCTCAACCCCTTCCTCGGCGTCATCGCGGCGCTGATCGCCGGCATCGTCATCAGCTTTGCAGGCGGGCTCGCTCACTGGCCGGCGGGAGAGATCGCGCTCACCGGCCTCGAATTCGTCACGCCGCGCTTCGATATTGCCGCCATGCTCGGCATCGGCATCCCGCTCTATCTCGTCACCATGGCAGCCCAGAACCTGCCGGGTTTCGCCGTCCTGCGCGCGGCCGGCTACAATCCCCCGACGGCGCCCGCCCTGTTCGCTACCGGTCTCGCCTCGCTGCTCACCGCCCCCTTCGGCGCGCATATGTCCAACATGGCGGCGATCAGCGCCTCGATCTGCACCGGCGGCGATACCCATCCCGACCCGAAGCAGCGCTGGAAGGCCGGCGTCATCTACGGCTTCGCCTATCTCGTCGTCGCTGCCTGCACCGGCCTGCTGATCGCTCTGCTGCTGGCCCTGCCGAAAGCGCTCATCGTCGCGGTGGCGGGCCTGGGTCTCGTCGGCTCCTTCACCGGCGCGCTGGGGCAGGCGATGTCGTCCGACAAGGAACGCTTCGCCGCGGCGATCGCCTTCTGCGTCGCAGCCTCCAGCCTCTCGCTTTTCGGTATCGGTTCCGCCTTCTGGAGCCTCATTGCCGGGCTTGCGGTCTTGACATTGGACTTCGCTGCGGGCCGTTTGCGCAGCCGATCATGA
- the fba gene encoding class II fructose-bisphosphate aldolase (catalyzes the reversible aldol condensation of dihydroxyacetonephosphate and glyceraldehyde 3-phosphate in the Calvin cycle, glycolysis, and/or gluconeogenesis), translating to MARITLRQLLDHAAENDYGVPAFNINNMEQALAIMAAADATDAPVIIQASRGARSYANDIMLKHMMDAVTEIYPHIPVCVHLDHGNEPATCMTAIQAGFTSVMMDGSLKADGKTPGDWDYNVGVTKTVTDMAHLGGISVEGELGVLGSLESGEGEKEDGHGFEGKLSHDQLLTNPDEAVKFVAETKVDALAIAMGTSHGAYKFTRKPDGAILAMHVIEEIHKKLPNMHLVMHGSSSVPQDLQDIINQYGGKMPQTWGVPVEEIQRGIKHGVRKINIDTDNRMAMTGQIRKILSENPGEFDPRKYLKPAMEAMTALCKKRLEEFNTAGQASKIKRIITLAEMAKRYAKGELDPTFGTKKAA from the coding sequence GTGGCCCGTATCACGCTTCGCCAGTTGCTCGACCATGCCGCCGAGAACGACTACGGCGTGCCCGCCTTCAACATCAACAACATGGAGCAGGCGCTGGCGATCATGGCCGCGGCCGACGCCACCGATGCGCCCGTCATCATCCAGGCTTCGCGCGGCGCGCGCAGCTACGCCAACGACATCATGCTGAAGCACATGATGGACGCGGTCACCGAGATCTATCCGCATATCCCGGTCTGCGTGCATCTCGACCACGGCAACGAGCCGGCGACCTGCATGACCGCGATCCAGGCCGGCTTCACCTCGGTGATGATGGACGGCTCGCTCAAGGCCGACGGCAAGACTCCCGGTGATTGGGACTACAATGTCGGCGTCACCAAGACCGTCACCGACATGGCCCATCTCGGCGGCATCTCGGTCGAGGGCGAGCTCGGCGTGCTCGGCTCGCTCGAATCTGGCGAGGGCGAGAAGGAAGACGGCCACGGCTTCGAGGGCAAGCTCAGCCACGACCAGCTCCTGACCAACCCCGACGAGGCGGTGAAGTTCGTCGCCGAAACCAAGGTCGATGCGCTCGCCATCGCCATGGGCACCTCGCACGGCGCCTACAAGTTCACCCGCAAGCCCGACGGCGCGATCCTGGCGATGCATGTCATCGAGGAGATCCACAAGAAGCTGCCGAACATGCATCTCGTCATGCATGGCTCGTCCAGCGTCCCGCAGGACCTCCAGGACATCATCAACCAGTATGGCGGCAAGATGCCCCAGACCTGGGGCGTGCCGGTCGAGGAGATCCAGCGCGGCATCAAGCACGGCGTGCGCAAGATCAACATCGACACCGACAACCGCATGGCGATGACCGGCCAGATCCGGAAGATCCTCTCCGAGAACCCCGGCGAGTTTGACCCGCGCAAATATCTGAAGCCCGCCATGGAGGCGATGACCGCGCTCTGCAAGAAGCGGCTCGAGGAGTTCAACACCGCCGGCCAGGCCTCGAAGATCAAGCGCATCATCACGCTGGCCGAGATGGCCAAGCGCTACGCCAAGGGCGAGCTCGACCCGACCTTCGGCACGAAGAAGGCGGCCTGA
- a CDS encoding phosphoglycerate kinase, translating into MSAFRTLDDADVAGKRVLVRVDLNVPMEDGKVSDTTRIDRVLPTIREIADKGGKVILLAHFGRPKGRDEKNSLKQVVPALAHALGRPVTFVEDCIGEDVAKAVSAAKNGEVLLLENTRFHAGDEKNDPDFVKALAANGDLYVNDAFSAAHRAHASTEGLAHVLPAYAGRTMQAELEALSAGLDNPARPVMAIVGGAKVSTKLDLLGNLVKKVDVLAIGGGMANTFLAARGVNVGKSLCEHDLVGTAREIEEKAKAAGCEILLPVDALVAREFKAHPGYRVVPVDGVEADEMILDAGPLSIAEVVLRLDKVKTLVWNGPFGAFELPPFDTATVAVAKAVAKRVQAGELVAVAGGGDTVSAMNHAGVADELTYVSTAGGAFLEWMEGKPLPGVEALRKA; encoded by the coding sequence ATGAGCGCCTTCCGCACCCTCGACGACGCCGATGTCGCCGGCAAGCGCGTCCTCGTCCGCGTCGACCTCAACGTCCCGATGGAGGATGGCAAGGTCAGCGACACCACCCGCATCGACCGCGTCCTGCCGACCATCCGCGAGATCGCCGACAAGGGCGGCAAGGTCATCCTGCTCGCCCATTTCGGCCGCCCCAAGGGCCGTGACGAGAAGAACAGCCTGAAGCAGGTCGTTCCCGCGCTCGCTCATGCGCTCGGCCGCCCTGTGACCTTTGTCGAGGACTGCATCGGCGAGGACGTCGCCAAGGCCGTCTCCGCCGCGAAGAACGGCGAAGTCCTGCTGCTGGAGAACACCCGCTTTCACGCCGGCGACGAAAAGAACGACCCGGACTTTGTGAAGGCGCTCGCGGCCAATGGCGATCTCTATGTCAACGACGCCTTCTCGGCTGCACACCGCGCCCATGCCTCGACCGAGGGCCTCGCTCATGTCCTGCCGGCCTATGCCGGCCGCACCATGCAGGCGGAGCTGGAAGCGCTCTCCGCTGGCCTCGACAACCCGGCACGACCGGTGATGGCCATCGTCGGCGGCGCCAAGGTCTCGACCAAGCTCGACCTGCTCGGCAACCTGGTGAAGAAGGTCGATGTCCTCGCCATCGGCGGCGGCATGGCCAACACCTTCCTCGCGGCCCGTGGCGTCAACGTCGGCAAGTCGCTCTGCGAGCATGATCTCGTCGGCACCGCCCGCGAGATCGAGGAGAAGGCCAAGGCCGCCGGCTGCGAGATTCTGCTGCCGGTCGATGCATTGGTGGCGCGCGAGTTCAAGGCCCATCCCGGCTATCGCGTGGTGCCGGTCGATGGCGTCGAGGCCGACGAGATGATCCTCGATGCCGGCCCGCTCTCGATCGCCGAGGTCGTGCTGCGGCTCGACAAGGTCAAGACGCTGGTCTGGAACGGCCCCTTCGGCGCCTTCGAATTGCCGCCCTTCGACACTGCCACCGTCGCGGTCGCCAAGGCCGTCGCCAAGCGGGTCCAGGCCGGCGAGCTGGTCGCCGTCGCCGGTGGCGGCGACACCGTCTCGGCCATGAACCATGCCGGCGTCGCCGACGAGCTGACCTATGTCTCGACGGCGGGCGGCGCCTTCCTCGAATGGATGGAAGGCAAGCCTCTCCCTGGCGTCGAGGCGCTGCGGAAGGCCTGA